The region aagaattgagcacatgtctgcgtctgcattcattaataggtcattagtgactttgagaagggctgtctcagtctcagtgctgtggtgctgacgaaagccagattggatcTTTTCAAAGgcattattgttttccacagcagcaagaagctgcttagatacaagtttttcgagaatcttcaaaataaaaggcagtttggagattgggtaatagttatccaggagggtgggatctaGGCCAATATTCTTTTCCtgtataaattacatttttgtgctTATTTCCCAAGTCCCAGTTTGGATTTAAGGCACACTGAGATGGTTCATCCCCTTAAATGCTTTACATATTTTGTGATTATAAAAAGCTGCTTTACTAAAAAGTCTTCATTGAATATGAGGTTTCTTTTGCAATCAAACACATCAGTTGCATTTTACTAAATAACCCACAAATCACTGAGTCTCTGAAGCCTCCATTCACTCCATACGACTGACAGGAACAATTATCAAGGGATCCAAGTTTGAACCATATTCATTATCACAAGGATTAAAGTACGGATACAGTtcttcagtaaagaaacactcTGTAAAGCAGTAAATAAGTGTTGCGGTCTGTCGATCATAGAAATAAATTTGCCCTCCATTATAATCCACAAACACGCCGATCCTCTCCGGTTTTCCGAAGTGTACTGGCACATTTGGAGAACTGAAGGTTTCGAACTTATCCTCTAGGAACCAGATGGCCCAGAGTCCACAGCCAGGACCCCGAACAAGTGCCCCTCTCCTCTGGACTGACGCCGTAGCCACGCCCAAACACCATTCGGTCTTTCCACCCACGAACACCTCAAAGTAAAACCTACATGACGAGAAGCCTCTCTGTCCCAGAACTGCGAGATGTTCAGTGAACATGTTCGGGTTCAGGTTCTGTATTCCCCACAAACCTGAACCCATGCTGTATTTCACCTGTTTCCCATCATCAGATAAAGTGAGCAGAGGGTGAGCTGTGTCAGGATCGAGCACAATGTCCACTTCAAACTGCTGCATATATCGCAGCATAGTATTGTTTGACACATCTGTGTCGTCGGAGAATTTTTGGATTTCTGTGTTCATTTTATTCAGCAACATTTTCAGCTCAGACACGGATTTGCTCAAAGATTTCCGTATGTGCTGAATCTCCGCGTGTCTGTTAAAACTGAAGGTGGACAAGTCCATTGTGTGTGGTAGGAGGGATGAGTTTGGGAAGCTCTGGAGGAAACAAAGCTGGTCTTCAGTCTGTTTCAGCTCCCTCAGCTTCATCATTGTCTTCTGCAGCTCGGTGATCTCCTGCTTCATACCGCTAATAAACTCATCTGCTTgttcttctgcttctttttgCTTCTCCTCCATCACCTTTACAAGCTCCTTCTGGCTCTTCTGAATCTCTGAGACCAGCGTCGTCAAGTCCTGCACGCCGTTTGCTATCACATCTTTGGTTTCTGTCACGCTTTGTTTTACCGACTCATTCATGGCTTGGACCTTCTGTAGTCTTTCCTGGATCATCTGCTGCACTTTGGCCTCTGTGTCCCCCAGCAGAGCCTTCATCTCTTTGTATGCTTGCTGCATAGAAATGACGTCGTGGTTCACGTGGCGCGAAATGGCGCAGACGTCACACAGCAAAACTTGGTCGTTTTTACAGAACAACATCAGGAGTCTGGTGTGCTCCTTGCAGATCATATTCTCCAGGCTCGCCAAAGGGTCAACCAGTGTGTGTCTCTTCAGTCCGGTAGCTCTATGATGAGGCTCTAGATGAACGTCGCAGTAAGAAGTCTGACACTCCAGACAGGATTTGACAGCCTCTTGCTTGGTGTTAGTACAAATATCACACAGCACCGCACCACCACAGCTGGCCTTCTGTTGGTCTGCGCTCCAGATGTGAGCGTCTGTCACTTGAAGCGACATGAACTGTGATGCGAGCTCTGAAATGAAAGTGTTGACCTTGAGGTCCGGTCtcttttcaaatgtttcctTACAGATCGGACACTGGCAGACTGGCGTGTCATTCCAGTAGCATGTGATACAGGACATGCAGAAGTTGTGTCCACATGGAGTGGAAACTGGCCGGGTGAACACATCCAGGCAGATGGGACAAAGAAACTGCATCTCAGATAAGAGACTGTTGCTGGAGGCcatttctgaaaacaaacaaacaaaaacagttaaattaaGGCAACAAattcacataaacacaacacaaagctgAGATTCAAAGTTCATTCGgtcttggaaacagcagttgcaAAAAATAATCTAACCACAAGTTAGAGTTTgtccagttgtcatggaaatgttgACTATAATAGgtgcactttaaggacttcttgtccatgttggttaaaaagataaaagttcattcttggtCTTGGAAACATCAGttgcaaaaaataatcttaccacaaggtccatttagctGTTGTGGAGcgttcaatcatatcacatgatctaaATCAGCGggtggagtttgcccagttgtcatggaattgaaTTACATTTCTTCGGGGCACTTTAAAGGtactctgtggagttttcttctaaacaaacaaagattcTGTTTACGTTTAGTCTTTCTCTTCAATGCATTTAGAGCTGagacaattagtcgattaatcaattagtcaaatCGAGGGAAAATGAATCTGTaaccattttgataatcttTTTTTCACTGGCTCCACTTTCTCTTTTGTGAATAtctgataaactgaatatctttgggttaaAGATATCAGCTTGGGTTTAgggaaactagctaatcaatcaagaaaataatcagcagattaatcaataattaaaataatccttagttgcagccctaaatgaTTCCTatctttgaaaaatgtgaactaCTATGATAATACTCTGCAAGCTAACGGCCAAATGCGGTTTTATAATACGGGCGGGGTTAGCTAGTTgccccaaatcacatttgaatgaataaattTATGTATACGCCCCCGAGATCAGGACAAGTCATCAAAAATAAtgtaagagaaaaagaaaagagaaagattttgatagaaaaatactttaaagttatttgttttgaCCAATATTTAGCATATACCAAGAAGACACGTTTTTTATTCCGCTGTGTCTTTATTGACTTCTCATCCACATGGGCTTAAAAGCTGAAGttcaaagttaattcttgacctcaAAAACAGCAGTTGGAAAAACCATCACAATATCATGCATGATCTCCATGAACACAATGTGAAAGCTTCAGAAAGCtaataaatggaccttgtggtgagtttcttttgtcaactgctgtttccaagctCAAGAATCAACTTTGAAGTTTTTAGCCAACATGGAGGAGAAGTCCTTACAGTGCatctaaataatattataaagaggacggtctagacctgctctataggaaaagtgcaatgagataacttctgttatgaattggcgctatatacataaaattgaattgaatctacTATAGtctacatttccatgacaactggacaaactctgctgatgaagatcatgtgatgtgaaAGTGTTAACTAAAACCTTGTGGTTAGATTATCTTGTCAACTAGACAAAGCATTTACTATGTTGTGTTTGAGAAAGCAGCATTTCTCAACAAAAAGGCTCAAACAACAGAGAGTGGGATGAAACTACAACCTACACACACCATAGATTTCACTCCTTATGTGTTTATAATGAAAGTTTGACTCAGTAATAGCTACTTACTCGTATTGGTGTAGGTCTGAAAAGTAGGAATGATGACGGCAGAGAGTGTGGTTGTTTCCCAGGAAATAATTTAACTTTCACTTTCATCTGGTGTCATGTTTCTTAAAGGGACAGACACGTCTTTGTGTCTGAGGTCAGAAGCTTTTTTACTTTGGACACCAGTGAGGGTTGTTTTTGGGTCCAATGTCTGAGTGTGTtctgtattatttattgtttgagGATAGGTTTCTGTTTTAGTTCAGTACATTTCTGCCTGATTGATTTCCAGTTTCTCCTGCTTTCACCACTTCTCCGTTCTGCTCTTCCTCTTATCTTCCTCCAAATTGgacccagtgtgtgtgtgtgtgtgtgtgtgtgtgtgtgtgtgtgtgtgtgtgtgtgtgtgtgtgttaatgtctcGGTCACTATACAGCaaatctgtgagtgtgtatgtgtgttagtgtgcagGGTGGGCATGAGGGTTGCACTGCGTAGATAATGTTCCAGGATGGCGGAGCTGTGTGTGTCGACGAGATAAGACGGTTGCTGGTTACTGAAGCACCTCCGCCATTAATCATAGTTTAGTAACTGCTTGGCCTCAAAAACCCTTAAAGCTTCAGTGTACTGAAAGTACTGAAATCCTTAAGAGAAAGTAGCAACACCACAGGGggaaaaatactccattacaagataaagaaacaaataatagaaaaaaggcaaaatggaAGGAAGGATTAAGAATagctggaagaaaaaaacagaagcaatgagaaagaaagaaaaggataaataaaataagaaagaaaaaagaaataataaaaaaaacaaataaactggTGATCTGATGTTTTTGAATGCAGAATTTGAACCTGCAGAGTTATGTAAagtattaaataaacaaatgagccATTATGAGATAAATATTCATATGAATAAACAGagtgaaatatataaattaactaATAAATTGTGAAATAGTTTGATTGGCTGAAGGTTGAGGTGACTGTGACAACTCCACTGTGACgttatgaaatgaaaacagacttttgaaaacTCCAACgaaactgtttttttctctccaaaaaATAAGACTgatgaaattacatttcattataatcatttgagttttaattatttatttaatcattccacaatttatttatctgatgtcttattggtttatttaatattgaacgcTGGTGCTCCACACAGAGTacctccagctgtcagataccCGCATATCAGCTTTTTACTTGACtatatgtagtggagtagtgGAGAAAAAGTATAAAGTCTCTCAAGACAAACATAGtcaaagtaagtacatttattgattgattcatttattcatatatGAATTTATCACATCATAGAAACACTATTTCACACGTGAATTTGCAACATATAGGCACTCATGGTTTATTatgtaaacaacatttaaagTGTGACGAATTTACATGATATCAgcacaaactgaaatatctcaaaaactattggatggattgccatgtcATTTGGTACAAACATGTATGTCCTCCTCAGGATGACTTGTAATCTTTTTAGTgatcctttaacttttcatgtagctccatcatcaggtcagttTTCATTTGTCCACTACTTttttttatgatcaaatacttgcaaaaccaatgacgttcccatcagcctcagctgtactttgtgtttactgctaattagcaaatgttagcatgcttacacgctaaactaacatgttaatgttagcatttagcccaaAGCCTCACTgagtcgctagcatggctgtagactctcagtcttgtttgaCATTTCTCATGTGAAAAAAATCATGTGATTCAggcagatgtgttttttttttcacatgtaaaaacataaatttcacatttttctttcttggaGGACTACGTGGGCTTTCAAGACACTCAGCAAGTGACGGCCACTTAACAGTTCATCACGTACACCTCCACAAAttcacaaatacattaaaaaagatCCAATTTACATAATAGAAATGTCCTATAAACAAGGATACAGAGGTTCTCTGTCTAATCTGCCATCCTTGTTCTATAAATCTagtcaaaactttaaaaaacatactaaaacatattaaaaagcACCTCTGAGTGCATTAGTAAGTCTGGTGCCTTTATGTGTACCACTCTGCTTGTTATGTTCTGCAATATAATTCCTTTTCATTAATGTGTGAAGTTTTTAATAGGCTACAGTATAACCTGCTCCATATTTTGTGGCCTAATTTTGCTGCACTTTGATGTCAGCAGTTTCCCTCTCAGTCGGTCTAAGCTTCACTCACACATTCCCTCTTCTCCGAGAAGATTACTGGAAGTATTTGATCACCACCATGTTAAGTGAGGGCGGTTTAAGGTTATGGAAATTTCACCAGTTCAACATGGATCAGTGGGGGTAAATGCATTAGGCGGGATCCCGTTGTGGCAGTGGACAGCAAATGGGAATCATCCATGTAAGCCTTTATGTTCAGATAAAATACAGACATGGGGATAATGTGACTTGAATAAGAGCAATTccactcctctttcctctcactTCTTCCAAACTCCCAATTTCGTTCCCTTTTATTCACATTGTCCTCTCTGACCCAaatcctcctcctttcatccaAAACATCTTATTCTCACATCTTCCTCAACATTTACTtaccctcactctctctcctcccttttttccctctctttgtgCAGTGCCTCTGTCCTGCTCTGAGGGATTCACAGAGTTGGGATACTACAACGGCACAGTGTCTCAGACAGACTCTGGTGCCCCCTGTCTGAAGTGGACCGAGTTTCCAGACTACGTCATGCAGTACCCGGGCCGAGGGCTGGGCGACCACAGCTACTGCAGGAATCCAGACCGAGAATCCAACCCCTGGTGTTTCTTCAGACAAAACTCTGGAGCCATCGGATGGGCCTACTGCGACTGTCACCAGGGTACGACCACGAATCACCAGGTTGAGACTGATCCAGGaccatttataataataataataaactttgtttttatagcACTTCTTTAGAACAAAGTTAAAAAGTGCTTTATTAAAGAACTGTAAAATATAGAGCAACACAGGAAGaactggggctgcaactaacaactcCTTGCAAGGGGCTGCGCAATTAATCTGAGAGGTTGTGGgatgaaagaaaatacatttctgcttTACCAAAGTGTttatcttttctattttttctctaatctctgcatttttctttgTGAGATACTGCTGGCCTctaaaatgaattcaaatgaaaCACTATTAGAAAGGGAAATCAGTCTTTGGTTCAACTGCCCACAACCTGTTGACATGTGCAAATTCTGACAAGGTGGGGTGCAAGAAGTCGCTGCTTTCTTCAGGGGGTCACAGGCCAAAAAGGTCGGGAACCAGtggtttgtaaaatgtcaggaaattcTGAAAAATGGAGTTCAAGGTGACGTCTGCAAATTGATTGCAACAATCAAAAACCCAATgaaattcaatttacaatgatccAAACAGTGGATCTTTagcatttctgcttgataaatgacttaaatgtgCACTAgtcaaaacatttacatcaaCAATGGATAAAATGTGTAATGGGAGAGAGGGGATGTTCATAGTGACAGgcccacagagaattataacTGCAGTCACGCTCAGCTCTACGGAGTGTTTGGGTGTATTCTGGGTAATTGGTTTTGATTTTCTGGCCCACAaactctgctctcatcaacttAATTTCCAGCAAAAACACCCTCAAACCCATTGTACTCTACCTGCCTAGCAACAAATGGCATACAGACAAAATTAGCGACCatctggtgaacacagtggagcatttagcacctgaagagccagatatttcactcaggagttggtggagaccaaaactgagctaaaagaagagtcaCCTGAAGTGCatcttcaaatgaatgctaatgtttctttgtgtctgatggatgtgtaaatagagaACTGTTTGCTAATATGCTGCTTGCTACTTTAtgtcatgttgtgtttacagcttgttctgctgcgcCCACGTGGCCAAAAAAAgtcaatgaatgcagctttaaacaatCGATTATCAAATTGTGTGCCATTGTGTACACAGTGAGACAGGTTTCTACTGCGTCACACTGTAGACAAACATCTGACGACTGGTGAATATTTGTTGTACGCTGCTTGTGCTTTGTGAACATTAAACTGCCTCGTCTCTCGGTGGCTTTTTAGGTGCAGCACGTCTGGTTGGCAGCTCGTCCTCTGGCAGTGGGCGTGTTGAGGTCTACCTGAACGGCCAGTGGGGGGCAGTGTGTGACTCTCACTGGTCAGACAGAGACGCCAGTGTGATCTGCAGGCAGCTGGGCCTGGggtaagaaaacaaaacacaagttcTCATTCGGTGTTGATGTTTCACAGCTTGTTCTTATCAgtaattttctattttaacaGCGACATTGGCTCAGCGTTGCAGCACTCGCAGTTTGGCTCGGGCTCCGGCCTCTTCCACTACGAGCGTCTGGGTTGCCGTG is a window of Siniperca chuatsi isolate FFG_IHB_CAS linkage group LG20, ASM2008510v1, whole genome shotgun sequence DNA encoding:
- the LOC122867285 gene encoding E3 ubiquitin-protein ligase TRIM39-like, with protein sequence MASSNSLLSEMQFLCPICLDVFTRPVSTPCGHNFCMSCITCYWNDTPVCQCPICKETFEKRPDLKVNTFISELASQFMSLQVTDAHIWSADQQKASCGGAVLCDICTNTKQEAVKSCLECQTSYCDVHLEPHHRATGLKRHTLVDPLASLENMICKEHTRLLMLFCKNDQVLLCDVCAISRHVNHDVISMQQAYKEMKALLGDTEAKVQQMIQERLQKVQAMNESVKQSVTETKDVIANGVQDLTTLVSEIQKSQKELVKVMEEKQKEAEEQADEFISGMKQEITELQKTMMKLRELKQTEDQLCFLQSFPNSSLLPHTMDLSTFSFNRHAEIQHIRKSLSKSVSELKMLLNKMNTEIQKFSDDTDVSNNTMLRYMQQFEVDIVLDPDTAHPLLTLSDDGKQVKYSMGSGLWGIQNLNPNMFTEHLAVLGQRGFSSCRFYFEVFVGGKTEWCLGVATASVQRRGALVRGPGCGLWAIWFLEDKFETFSSPNVPVHFGKPERIGVFVDYNGGQIYFYDRQTATLIYCFTECFFTEELYPYFNPCDNEYGSNLDPLIIVPVSRME